A window of Rufibacter sp. LB8 contains these coding sequences:
- the rimP gene encoding ribosome maturation factor RimP: protein MALDQRKIEDFAQEALPEPDLFIVSVHVSDTPVRPKVTILADGDQGITIQQCAKISRRVSKQIEETYGEELEYSIEVSSPGVDYPLTEARQFAKNVGRNIKITLAGGVEKVGVLQEVEIDGILFAEEVKVKHKVSLQEPVKVPYLDIVKAQIVISFK, encoded by the coding sequence ATGGCCTTAGACCAGAGAAAAATAGAAGACTTTGCCCAAGAAGCACTGCCCGAGCCAGACTTGTTCATTGTGAGCGTGCATGTGTCTGACACGCCGGTTAGGCCCAAAGTGACCATCTTAGCCGACGGCGACCAGGGCATCACCATTCAGCAGTGCGCCAAGATCAGCCGCCGGGTCTCTAAGCAGATTGAGGAAACGTACGGCGAGGAACTGGAGTATTCCATTGAAGTGTCATCGCCGGGCGTGGATTATCCTTTGACAGAAGCCCGGCAGTTCGCTAAAAACGTGGGCCGCAACATCAAAATAACCTTGGCCGGCGGCGTAGAAAAAGTAGGCGTGCTGCAGGAAGTAGAAATAGACGGAATTTTATTTGCCGAAGAAGTAAAAGTGAAACACAAAGTGTCTTTGCAGGAGCCCGTAAAGGTGCCGTACCTAGACATTGTGAAAGCGCAGATTGTAATCTCTTTTAAATAA
- the feoB gene encoding ferrous iron transport protein B — protein MSEVLSPAPVSASHTAAANKVSKIALIGNPNSGKSSLFNHLTGLNQKVGNFPGVTVDKKTGITQLTSGLKAQVIDLPGTYSLYPKSLDEKVIIDLLHDKKSSSYPDVLVITADASNLKRNLLLFTQLVDLKIPAVLALNMLDVAEKHGVKIDIQQLQQDLGIPIVPVNARTGSGLAALKILLSQPLETTTPEFFQIPDELFVMVRQIRYYFELSNDYLAWHYAHQYHKLSFLSDDDKEYIADLVKKYNFQSNALQAAETIERYNSINEVLLDSMRVTKAENNEQFSNKLDQVLTHKVFGYLIFFAVLFLMFQAIFAWASYPMDLIDTGVATLNAYIHTLADGPLIDLLTEGVLAGLGGVLIFIPQIAILFAFIAVLEETGYMARVTFLMDKIMRKFGLNGKSVVPLISGVACAVPAIMATRTIDNWKDRMITIFVTPLMSCSARLPIYTVMIALVVPEQYFLGFLSLQGLVLMGLYLIGFLAAIFSAALLKLVLKTKERSYFIMEFPTYKMPRWKNVGLTIVEKVKAFVFQAGKVILAISVILWVLSSYGPGNSLELAEQRATQELTTLNLAEEDAEAHVAGQKLEASYAGRFGKFIEPAIRPLGYDWKIGIALLTSFAAREVFVGTISTIYSVGDSENISTVKEKLLAEKDEFGQPFFTPARAYSLLIFYVFAMQCMSTIAVVYRETKGWKWPILQLIYMTGLAYVSAFVVFRLFS, from the coding sequence ATGTCTGAAGTTCTTTCGCCCGCGCCCGTTTCTGCCTCGCATACCGCGGCAGCCAATAAAGTGTCTAAGATTGCCCTAATCGGGAACCCTAACTCTGGTAAATCCTCGCTCTTCAATCATCTTACGGGTTTGAATCAGAAGGTGGGCAACTTCCCGGGCGTGACGGTAGACAAGAAAACCGGCATCACGCAGCTGACCTCGGGCCTGAAAGCGCAGGTGATTGACTTGCCCGGCACCTACAGCCTCTACCCTAAATCCCTGGACGAAAAGGTTATCATTGACCTGCTCCACGATAAAAAATCTTCGTCTTACCCAGATGTATTGGTCATTACCGCCGATGCCTCTAATCTCAAGCGCAACCTGCTGCTATTTACCCAGTTGGTAGACCTCAAGATTCCGGCGGTTTTGGCCCTGAACATGCTGGATGTAGCCGAAAAGCACGGCGTGAAGATTGACATTCAGCAGTTGCAGCAAGACCTGGGCATTCCTATTGTGCCGGTGAACGCCCGCACGGGCAGCGGCCTGGCGGCGCTCAAAATTTTATTGTCGCAGCCGCTGGAGACCACCACTCCTGAGTTTTTCCAGATTCCGGACGAACTGTTTGTGATGGTGCGCCAGATACGCTACTACTTTGAGCTGAGCAACGATTACCTGGCCTGGCACTACGCCCACCAATACCACAAACTTTCTTTTTTGTCAGACGATGACAAAGAATACATAGCTGACCTGGTCAAGAAATACAACTTCCAGTCAAATGCCCTGCAGGCCGCCGAGACCATTGAACGCTACAACAGCATCAATGAAGTGCTCCTGGACTCCATGCGCGTGACCAAGGCCGAAAACAACGAGCAGTTCAGCAACAAACTAGACCAGGTGCTCACGCACAAAGTCTTCGGGTACCTGATTTTCTTTGCCGTGCTGTTTTTGATGTTTCAGGCCATTTTTGCCTGGGCCAGTTACCCCATGGACTTGATTGACACCGGTGTGGCCACGCTCAACGCCTACATTCATACGCTGGCTGACGGCCCTTTAATAGACTTGCTCACCGAAGGCGTGCTCGCCGGTTTGGGCGGCGTGCTGATCTTCATTCCGCAGATTGCCATTTTGTTTGCCTTCATCGCCGTGCTGGAAGAAACCGGTTACATGGCCCGCGTCACGTTTTTGATGGACAAAATCATGCGCAAGTTCGGGCTGAACGGCAAAAGCGTGGTGCCCTTGATTTCGGGCGTGGCCTGTGCGGTACCGGCTATTATGGCCACCCGCACCATTGACAACTGGAAAGACCGCATGATCACCATCTTCGTGACCCCGCTGATGAGTTGTTCGGCGCGTCTGCCCATTTACACGGTCATGATTGCGCTGGTGGTGCCGGAGCAATATTTCCTGGGCTTTCTGAGTCTGCAGGGCTTGGTGTTGATGGGCCTGTATTTGATTGGGTTTCTGGCGGCTATTTTCTCGGCGGCCTTGCTCAAACTAGTGCTCAAAACCAAAGAGCGCAGCTACTTCATCATGGAGTTCCCTACCTACAAAATGCCGCGCTGGAAAAACGTGGGGCTTACCATTGTAGAGAAAGTGAAGGCCTTTGTGTTCCAGGCCGGTAAAGTGATTCTGGCTATTTCGGTGATTCTGTGGGTGCTTTCTTCCTACGGCCCGGGCAATTCTCTGGAACTAGCCGAGCAGCGTGCCACGCAGGAATTGACCACTCTCAACTTAGCGGAAGAGGATGCCGAAGCGCACGTGGCCGGTCAGAAACTGGAGGCGTCCTACGCCGGGCGTTTCGGGAAATTCATTGAGCCTGCCATCCGGCCCTTGGGCTATGACTGGAAAATCGGCATCGCGTTGTTGACCTCTTTCGCGGCCCGCGAAGTCTTTGTCGGCACCATCTCCACCATCTACAGCGTAGGCGACTCAGAGAATATCTCCACCGTAAAAGAAAAACTCCTGGCTGAGAAAGACGAATTCGGTCAGCCCTTCTTCACGCCCGCCCGCGCCTATTCATTATTGATTTTCTACGTCTTCGCCATGCAATGCATGAGCACCATTGCCGTGGTCTACCGCGAAACCAAAGGCTGGAAATGGCCCATCCTGCAGTTGATTTACATGACTGGTCTGGCGTATGTGTCAGCGTTTGTGGTATTCAGGTTGTTCTCTTAA
- a CDS encoding FeoA family protein, protein MRSVRDLKIGESGIIASLLDPEMSLKLLEMGCIPGEKVKLNSRAPLGDPITIIVNDYTLSLRLDEAATILLKG, encoded by the coding sequence CTGAGGAGTGTGCGGGACTTGAAAATTGGCGAGAGCGGCATCATTGCGTCTCTGCTGGACCCTGAAATGTCTCTGAAACTCCTGGAAATGGGCTGCATACCCGGCGAGAAGGTCAAACTCAACAGCCGCGCCCCCTTGGGGGACCCCATCACCATCATTGTGAACGATTACACCCTTTCCCTGCGTTTAGACGAAGCTGCCACTATTCTGTTAAAGGGGTAA
- a CDS encoding Bax inhibitor-1/YccA family protein, with amino-acid sequence MSFFSSNNPALKEEVFTQTAAEREVSGGSVMTLNGTMAKAALMLGIVFTFALFAWDLFAYMGVPVPYLISIPLIGVGLAFLITYKKHLAAYIAPIYCALQGLFLGGVSGLLELKFPGIATQAMLLTFTIFGSMLLLYSTRLIRVTERFKSIIITATFGIFVFYMASFALSFFGVDMPLLHSSGMAGIIFSVFVVILAAMNLLLDFDTIETGMQYGAPKYMEWYAAFGLTVTLIWLYVEILRLLSKLNSRN; translated from the coding sequence ATGTCTTTCTTTAGTTCCAACAACCCCGCCCTGAAAGAGGAAGTGTTCACCCAGACGGCCGCCGAGCGTGAAGTATCTGGCGGAAGCGTGATGACCCTGAACGGCACCATGGCCAAAGCGGCCTTGATGCTGGGCATTGTTTTCACGTTCGCGCTTTTCGCCTGGGATTTGTTTGCCTACATGGGGGTGCCGGTGCCATACTTGATTTCTATCCCATTGATTGGCGTTGGGCTGGCCTTCCTGATTACTTATAAAAAACACCTGGCCGCGTACATTGCGCCTATCTATTGCGCGCTCCAAGGCTTGTTCCTGGGCGGCGTGTCTGGTTTGCTGGAGTTGAAATTCCCGGGCATCGCCACGCAGGCCATGCTGCTGACCTTCACCATTTTTGGAAGCATGTTGCTTTTGTACAGCACACGGTTGATTAGGGTGACCGAGCGCTTCAAGTCTATCATCATCACCGCCACCTTCGGGATTTTTGTGTTTTACATGGCCTCGTTCGCGCTTTCTTTCTTTGGCGTGGACATGCCGTTGTTGCACAGCAGCGGTATGGCGGGTATCATCTTCAGCGTTTTTGTGGTGATTCTGGCGGCCATGAACCTGCTACTGGACTTTGACACCATTGAAACCGGCATGCAGTACGGCGCGCCTAAGTATATGGAATGGTATGCCGCCTTCGGGTTGACCGTGACTTTGATTTGGCTGTACGTTGAGATTCTGCGCCTGCTGTCTAAGCTGAATAGCCGAAACTAA
- a CDS encoding bifunctional UDP-N-acetylmuramoyl-tripeptide:D-alanyl-D-alanine ligase/alanine racemase: MLTFKEIAQVTGGMLVQYKRQYPVQHLVADSRKIIQASSSVFFAIRGEYHDGHQYLPDLYTSGIRQFVVEDADQVMDLAAFPDANFLLVSHSIEALQQVVAYHRRKFNIPVIGITGSNGKTIVKEWLAQLLSVSERVVKSPRSYNSQIGVPLSVWQLNDSHTVGVFEAGLSKPDEMEKLASVLQPTIGIFTNLGPAHDEGFTSRNKKLQEKLKLFADVEQLIYCADQVPVTYAVQKAKLPAFAWSRVAGTPAQVQIQVLEMRQQKTKIRFFYQGRGQDLTLPFSDEASLENALHCLATLLYLGIEPDQLASRFDRLTPVAMRLERKEAINGCYIIDDTYNNDVAGLRIALDVLSHQARKGRKTLILSDLLEAGMEELELYQQVAREVATRGVNRVIGIGDIISRHQDLFPSGSEFYLGTDSFLGQLRPETFRQETILVKGARVFQFEKIVAALQQQVHGTVLEVNLDALVHNLHYYRAKVPAQTKIMVMVKAFAYGTGSYEIANLLQFHRVDYLAVAYTDEGVALREHGITLPIMVMNPSPDSFLKMRQYHLEPEIYSPDLLHQFLDYFPEKSSKTPHIHLKLDTGMHRLGFDADELQEALEVIAQMPHVHVQSVFSHLAGADEALYNDFTQLQISRFKEMAKLVEKELGYTVTKHILNSAGIVRFGEEAAFDMVRLGIGLYGIESSGLDQSGLQTVGRLKTTVSQVKQIKAGDTVGYSRKGVATEDKQTATIAIGYADGYDRRFGNGVGEVLINGQRAPIIGNVCMDMCMVDVTNLDVRAGDEVVVFGEGLPLTELAQRIGTIPYELLTNVSTRVKRVFYNE; the protein is encoded by the coding sequence ATGCTTACGTTCAAAGAAATAGCCCAGGTGACCGGCGGCATGCTGGTGCAGTACAAACGCCAATACCCCGTGCAGCACCTGGTCGCCGACAGCCGGAAAATCATTCAGGCCAGTAGTTCTGTGTTCTTCGCTATAAGAGGGGAGTACCATGACGGGCACCAGTACCTGCCAGACCTATACACCAGCGGCATCCGGCAATTTGTAGTGGAGGACGCTGACCAGGTCATGGACCTCGCCGCCTTCCCCGATGCCAATTTCCTGCTGGTCAGCCACAGCATTGAAGCGCTGCAGCAAGTGGTGGCCTACCATAGACGCAAATTCAACATTCCGGTCATTGGTATCACGGGCAGCAACGGCAAAACCATTGTCAAGGAATGGCTGGCGCAGTTGTTGAGTGTTTCTGAACGCGTGGTGAAAAGCCCGAGGAGCTACAATTCTCAGATTGGCGTGCCGCTTTCAGTATGGCAATTAAATGACAGCCACACGGTGGGCGTGTTTGAAGCGGGCCTTTCCAAGCCAGATGAAATGGAGAAACTGGCCTCAGTGCTACAACCTACCATCGGTATTTTTACCAATCTCGGCCCCGCGCATGATGAAGGCTTTACCTCTAGAAACAAGAAACTGCAGGAGAAACTGAAACTCTTTGCGGATGTGGAGCAGCTTATTTATTGCGCCGACCAGGTGCCCGTGACCTACGCCGTGCAGAAAGCCAAACTTCCGGCCTTTGCCTGGAGCAGGGTAGCGGGCACGCCCGCGCAAGTGCAGATACAGGTGCTGGAAATGCGGCAGCAGAAGACCAAAATCAGATTTTTCTACCAGGGCCGCGGCCAGGATTTGACCTTGCCTTTCTCAGACGAAGCTTCGCTGGAAAACGCGCTGCATTGCCTGGCTACCTTGCTGTATTTGGGAATAGAACCCGACCAACTGGCCAGCCGCTTTGACCGCCTCACGCCCGTGGCCATGCGTCTGGAGCGCAAAGAGGCCATTAACGGCTGTTATATTATTGATGACACCTACAACAATGACGTGGCCGGTCTGCGCATTGCCTTAGACGTACTTTCGCACCAAGCTAGAAAAGGGCGCAAGACTTTAATTCTCTCAGATTTGCTGGAAGCGGGAATGGAGGAACTGGAACTCTACCAGCAAGTCGCGCGCGAGGTAGCTACGCGGGGCGTGAACCGTGTCATCGGCATCGGCGACATCATTTCTCGGCACCAGGATTTGTTTCCTTCGGGCAGCGAATTTTACCTCGGCACAGATTCTTTTCTGGGGCAGCTCCGGCCCGAGACATTCCGGCAGGAAACAATTCTGGTGAAAGGCGCACGCGTGTTCCAGTTCGAGAAGATTGTGGCCGCGTTGCAACAGCAGGTGCACGGCACCGTGCTGGAGGTGAACTTAGACGCGCTGGTGCACAACCTGCATTACTATAGAGCCAAAGTGCCCGCGCAAACCAAGATTATGGTCATGGTGAAGGCCTTCGCGTACGGCACGGGTTCCTACGAGATTGCCAACCTGCTGCAGTTCCACCGCGTGGATTACCTGGCCGTGGCCTATACAGACGAAGGCGTGGCACTGCGCGAACACGGCATCACGCTGCCCATCATGGTCATGAACCCCAGCCCAGACAGCTTCCTGAAGATGCGGCAATACCACCTGGAGCCCGAGATTTACTCCCCAGACCTGCTGCACCAGTTCCTGGATTATTTCCCAGAGAAGTCTTCCAAAACACCGCACATCCACCTCAAGCTAGACACCGGCATGCACCGTCTAGGCTTTGACGCAGATGAATTACAGGAAGCCCTTGAAGTAATCGCCCAGATGCCGCACGTGCACGTGCAAAGCGTGTTCAGCCATTTGGCCGGTGCCGATGAAGCGTTGTACAATGATTTCACGCAACTCCAGATTTCCAGGTTCAAGGAAATGGCGAAGTTGGTAGAGAAAGAACTGGGCTACACGGTCACCAAACATATTCTCAACTCGGCGGGCATTGTGCGCTTCGGCGAAGAAGCGGCCTTTGACATGGTGCGCTTGGGCATTGGCTTGTATGGGATTGAATCCTCGGGCTTAGACCAAAGCGGCCTGCAAACCGTGGGCAGATTAAAAACCACGGTCTCGCAAGTAAAGCAAATCAAAGCCGGCGACACCGTGGGCTACAGTCGTAAAGGGGTGGCTACTGAAGACAAACAGACCGCCACCATCGCCATTGGCTACGCAGACGGCTATGACCGAAGATTCGGGAACGGTGTGGGGGAAGTGTTGATTAACGGCCAACGCGCGCCCATCATCGGCAACGTCTGCATGGATATGTGTATGGTTGACGTGACTAATCTAGACGTGCGGGCCGGTGATGAAGTAGTAGTGTTTGGTGAAGGATTGCCGTTAACAGAACTCGCCCAGCGCATCGGCACTATTCCGTATGAACTATTAACCAACGTGAGTACGCGCGTGAAACGGGTCTTTTACAACGAATAG